One segment of Ignavibacteria bacterium DNA contains the following:
- a CDS encoding fatty acid desaturase codes for MYLIPVIALLALPLLGTIYAIWAAFQGDISTFNVLMCVIGVILTEYGITMGYHRLVVHKAYEPHPVLKAIVLALGSMAFQGPVVNWASVHTKHHAFSDQEGDPHSPTISGFLYAHFEWLLAMNTPNMNEIKAKWGARYTKDPMIDWFSRTFLFWGLGSLVIPAIIGYFVGGGHGAWMGFIWGGLVRIFISSHVTWSVNSVCHYVGGRMFTTTDKSRNNFIVGILALGEGWHNNHHAFPASAFHGMKWWQIDVTGLSIRLFEAIGLVKKVVRIPDSLLEKRREDGKKSAVNVQVLAMTEDPVEEEVA; via the coding sequence GTGTATCTCATCCCCGTCATCGCACTTCTCGCTCTCCCGCTCCTTGGCACGATCTATGCCATTTGGGCTGCGTTTCAGGGCGACATCTCAACATTCAATGTCCTGATGTGTGTCATCGGCGTTATCCTCACCGAATACGGCATCACCATGGGCTATCATCGTCTCGTTGTCCACAAAGCATACGAGCCGCACCCTGTACTAAAAGCAATTGTCCTGGCACTTGGCTCCATGGCATTCCAAGGCCCGGTGGTGAATTGGGCTTCGGTTCACACCAAACACCATGCCTTTAGCGACCAAGAAGGCGATCCGCACTCACCTACGATCAGTGGCTTTCTTTACGCCCACTTCGAATGGTTGCTTGCGATGAACACCCCCAACATGAACGAGATCAAGGCCAAATGGGGTGCCCGTTACACCAAGGATCCGATGATCGATTGGTTCTCCCGCACCTTCCTTTTCTGGGGACTCGGCAGCCTTGTGATCCCGGCCATCATCGGATATTTTGTAGGGGGCGGTCATGGCGCTTGGATGGGCTTCATCTGGGGCGGCTTGGTTCGCATCTTCATCTCTTCGCACGTTACATGGAGCGTGAACTCTGTCTGCCACTACGTTGGCGGAAGGATGTTCACCACAACAGACAAGAGTCGGAATAATTTCATCGTTGGCATTCTCGCTCTTGGCGAAGGCTGGCATAATAATCACCACGCCTTCCCTGCTTCTGCCTTCCACGGTATGAAGTGGTGGCAGATAGACGTTACGGGGCTTAGCATTCGCCTCTTCGAAGCGATCGGCCTTGTGAAGAAGGTGGTCCGTATTCCGGACAGCCTACTCGAGAAGCGCCGCGAAGACGGAAAGAAGTCCGCAGTGAACGTCCAGGTCCTCGCCATGACAGAAGATCCTGTCGAGGAAGAGGTGGCCTAA
- a CDS encoding FKBP-type peptidyl-prolyl cis-trans isomerase, whose amino-acid sequence MRTIIILAIALVVGIGATEATAQQAVNSVKPTTQKDSASYAVGMQIGKSLKDQGLDLDVNQLTAGLKDMLAGKPLLTDSELQACMTALQAQAMAKMQAESAKKGDANKAKGEAFLVENKKKAGVMVTPSGLQYKVVTEGKGKKPTKDNTVKVHYTGTLIDGTVFDSSVQRGEPIEFPLSGVIAGWTEGVQLMTVGSKYMFYIPSNLAYGANGAGQTIGPNETLIFEVELLDITK is encoded by the coding sequence ATGCGCACAATCATCATTCTTGCGATTGCACTTGTCGTCGGTATCGGCGCCACAGAGGCAACCGCCCAACAAGCAGTGAACAGCGTGAAACCAACAACACAAAAGGACTCGGCGAGCTACGCCGTAGGTATGCAGATCGGCAAGTCGCTCAAGGACCAAGGTCTCGATCTCGATGTGAATCAACTCACAGCAGGTCTGAAAGATATGCTGGCTGGCAAGCCCCTTCTCACCGATTCAGAACTTCAGGCTTGCATGACGGCACTCCAGGCACAAGCCATGGCGAAGATGCAGGCGGAGTCCGCCAAGAAGGGCGATGCGAACAAGGCAAAGGGCGAGGCATTTCTTGTAGAGAACAAGAAGAAGGCTGGCGTGATGGTCACACCGAGCGGACTTCAATACAAGGTTGTGACCGAAGGCAAGGGCAAGAAGCCAACCAAGGACAACACCGTGAAGGTGCACTACACAGGCACGCTCATTGATGGTACGGTCTTTGACAGCTCCGTCCAACGTGGTGAGCCGATCGAGTTCCCTCTCAGCGGCGTTATTGCCGGCTGGACGGAAGGTGTTCAGCTCATGACCGTTGGCTCAAAGTACATGTTCTATATCCCATCGAATCTTGCCTACGGTGCTAATGGTGCCGGGCAGACGATCGGCCCGAACGAAACACTCATCTTCGAAGTAGAGCTGCTCGATATCACAAAGTGA
- a CDS encoding FKBP-type peptidyl-prolyl cis-trans isomerase, with translation MKVFLTAAAACCILVACDKAPEVNEVTPATEADSSSYAIGLQIGKSFKQQSLDVELNMLAAGIRDAMAEKPLLTDSVLQTVMMKLQDKAMKKMQEEQTKKADSSRKLGDAYLAANKTKPGVVTTASGLQYQVVSEGKGPKPTKDNTVKVHYTGTFIDGKVFDSSVQRGEPVEFPITGVIPGWTEALMLMNVGSKYRVVIPSNLAYGDQGMGQTIPPGAVLVFDVELLAISK, from the coding sequence ATGAAGGTCTTTCTGACCGCTGCAGCTGCATGCTGCATCCTCGTTGCTTGTGATAAAGCACCAGAGGTAAACGAAGTAACACCAGCTACAGAAGCTGACTCATCTAGCTACGCCATCGGTCTTCAGATCGGCAAGTCGTTCAAGCAGCAGTCACTCGATGTAGAACTCAACATGCTGGCCGCGGGTATCCGCGACGCAATGGCCGAAAAGCCACTGCTGACCGATTCAGTTCTGCAGACCGTGATGATGAAGCTTCAAGACAAGGCCATGAAGAAGATGCAGGAAGAGCAGACCAAGAAGGCCGATTCTTCGCGCAAGCTTGGTGATGCATACCTCGCCGCAAATAAGACCAAACCGGGCGTTGTCACAACAGCCAGTGGCCTTCAATATCAAGTGGTTAGCGAAGGAAAAGGGCCGAAGCCAACAAAGGATAATACCGTCAAGGTACACTATACAGGTACGTTCATCGACGGTAAGGTCTTTGACAGCTCTGTTCAACGCGGCGAGCCGGTGGAATTCCCAATAACCGGCGTTATTCCTGGTTGGACTGAGGCGCTCATGCTCATGAACGTTGGATCGAAGTACCGCGTAGTGATCCCAAGCAATCTAGCCTATGGCGATCAAGGTATGGGTCAGACCATTCCTCCCGGCGCGGTACTCGTATTCGACGTGGAACTCCTGGCGATCTCCAAGTAA
- a CDS encoding MGMT family protein, with protein MAQDSDIYERIYDIVRQVPVGHVTTYGSIAQAIGSRSGARLVGWALNAVALSDRTDIPCHRVVNRLGELSGKMHFETPFVMRERLEAEGVTFSGEAVDMKRHLWVPPNLG; from the coding sequence ATGGCACAAGACTCCGATATCTACGAACGCATCTACGACATCGTCCGCCAGGTCCCTGTAGGACACGTAACGACGTATGGTTCTATTGCTCAGGCGATCGGCAGCCGATCCGGTGCCCGGCTTGTTGGGTGGGCCCTCAATGCTGTGGCGCTCTCCGACCGTACGGATATCCCCTGTCACCGCGTGGTGAACCGCCTGGGCGAACTATCCGGGAAGATGCATTTCGAGACGCCGTTTGTGATGCGCGAGCGGTTGGAGGCCGAGGGGGTGACGTTTTCCGGGGAGGCTGTTGACATGAAGAGGCATTTGTGGGTACCGCCAAACCTCGGCTGA
- a CDS encoding FAD-dependent oxidoreductase: MHKRIDLLLSPSQAADPAAVRVHAAREADVALDTVTSVQLVRRSVDARSRMPRIRIVADVFVDEEAPSEPSLLDGLKQADPTKRVVIVGAGPAGYFAALELLEHGITPVVVDRGKDVRARRRDLRSIQQDGVVDPHSNYCFGEGGAGTYSDGKLYTRSHKRGSIEKVLQLLVDHGATRDILVDTHPHIGSNKLWLVVQSIRETILRYGGEVHFESFVTDVVMHTDAKGERSVRGVTLESGIELLGDAVILATGHSARDVFSICVRNKIAIEAKPFALGVRIEHSQELIDQIQYHHAPRDPNLPASSYKLVCQADGRGVFSFCMCPGGLIVPSATAPGEIVVNGMSMSRRDSPFANSGTVVAVEPDDWSAFSSSGVLAAMEYQASVERAAFASNGDGSQRAPAQRLVDYLDRKTSASIPKTSYIPGHVSIDLQSILPPNIDGRLRQAIREFGRSMRGYLTNEAVMVGVESRTSSPVRIPRDAVTREHIHVRRLFPSGEGAGYAGGIVSAALDGQNVAQAIAARIFSAA, encoded by the coding sequence ATGCACAAACGGATCGACCTCCTTCTCTCGCCCTCGCAAGCTGCCGATCCGGCTGCGGTGCGCGTCCATGCCGCCCGCGAAGCGGATGTAGCACTTGATACCGTTACGTCTGTTCAACTTGTCCGACGTTCAGTGGATGCACGCTCACGTATGCCGCGGATACGGATCGTAGCAGATGTGTTCGTTGATGAAGAAGCCCCCTCTGAACCGTCGTTGCTGGATGGGTTGAAACAGGCAGATCCTACAAAGCGGGTCGTGATCGTTGGCGCCGGACCGGCCGGATATTTCGCCGCACTCGAGTTGCTTGAGCATGGGATAACCCCAGTGGTTGTGGACCGAGGGAAGGATGTGCGCGCTCGCCGACGTGACCTCCGCTCCATCCAACAAGATGGTGTTGTGGATCCGCATTCGAACTACTGTTTTGGTGAAGGGGGCGCCGGGACATACTCCGATGGAAAGTTGTATACCCGATCCCACAAACGCGGCAGTATCGAAAAGGTCCTGCAACTGCTCGTTGATCATGGAGCCACGCGCGACATCCTCGTGGATACACATCCGCATATCGGATCGAACAAACTGTGGCTGGTTGTGCAGTCCATCCGTGAGACGATCCTCCGGTATGGCGGCGAAGTACACTTTGAATCGTTTGTGACGGATGTTGTGATGCACACGGATGCGAAGGGTGAACGTAGCGTTCGTGGTGTAACTCTTGAGTCGGGCATTGAACTGCTTGGTGATGCGGTGATCCTTGCAACAGGACATAGTGCCCGCGATGTGTTCTCGATCTGTGTTCGAAACAAGATCGCGATCGAAGCCAAACCATTTGCATTGGGTGTGCGTATCGAACACTCGCAAGAACTGATCGATCAGATCCAGTATCATCATGCACCGCGCGACCCGAATCTGCCGGCATCGTCGTACAAGCTTGTATGTCAGGCAGACGGACGTGGGGTGTTCTCGTTCTGTATGTGTCCGGGTGGACTCATCGTGCCGTCTGCAACAGCCCCGGGCGAGATCGTAGTGAATGGGATGTCGATGTCCAGACGCGACTCGCCATTCGCAAACTCCGGAACCGTAGTAGCGGTCGAACCAGATGATTGGTCGGCGTTCTCCTCGTCAGGCGTTTTAGCCGCTATGGAGTATCAGGCATCGGTTGAGCGCGCGGCATTTGCAAGTAATGGTGATGGATCGCAACGTGCTCCGGCGCAACGGTTGGTTGACTACCTCGACCGCAAGACGTCGGCATCCATTCCAAAGACATCATACATCCCTGGTCACGTCAGCATAGATCTCCAGAGCATTCTTCCACCGAACATCGACGGCAGACTTCGCCAAGCAATACGCGAGTTCGGCCGATCCATGCGCGGCTATCTTACCAACGAAGCAGTGATGGTAGGTGTTGAATCACGCACCTCATCCCCTGTTCGTATTCCGCGCGATGCTGTCACGCGTGAGCACATCCACGTTCGCCGACTCTTCCCAAGTGGCGAAGGTGCAGGGTATGCAGGGGGCATTGTGTCTGCCGCACTCGATGGGCAGAATGTTGCTCAGGCCATCGCGGCGAGGATCTTCTCGGCAGCGTAA
- a CDS encoding FAD-dependent oxidoreductase, which yields MSRTPLMRLLRRAINAAQHDASRRDFIRTSAMAGAALALPSFLSGCGKPSELKVDRTVKVAVVGAGLAGLHAAWLLHNKGVNVDVYEASKRVGGRVMTSHDLLVNGTWTELGGEFIDSGHGDMLTLASQFGVELIDTETTRLGEDDTFYFFGQHFTMQDIVTEISPYLDRIREDQGRMPPSMTDLKNSPASALDAMSLDTYLASIGVGGWLRSFLEVAFVTENGLELGEQSALNFIMMVSPDVADGSFHTFGASDERFVAKGGVQQITDRLADPLRTSIHTGHKLTRIERSGTRFVLTFRKDTTNYDVLADHVVLAIPFTMLRDVEMDVDLPEIKKRAINELRYGSNGKILMGFEEPFWQADGNSGSILTDLPLQLVWDNTYLQQVKGAGLTMYYGGSMSRVIGSMSIEQVGTMMMEHLATVWPSFANVTRGRTERMHWPSYPYVKASYSAYGPGQWTLFYGTECESVGNLHFAGEHCSLQHKGYMNGAAETGRYAAEKILAAMA from the coding sequence ATGTCCCGCACACCCCTAATGCGACTATTGCGTCGCGCGATCAATGCCGCTCAGCATGATGCGTCACGTCGCGACTTCATCCGCACTTCTGCCATGGCCGGTGCTGCCTTGGCCCTGCCGTCGTTTCTTAGTGGTTGTGGCAAACCATCGGAGCTGAAGGTAGATCGCACAGTGAAGGTTGCCGTGGTCGGCGCCGGACTTGCCGGACTCCATGCCGCATGGCTCCTCCACAACAAGGGTGTGAACGTTGATGTGTATGAGGCTTCAAAGAGAGTAGGGGGCAGGGTGATGACCTCCCATGATCTTCTCGTGAACGGAACCTGGACCGAACTTGGCGGTGAGTTCATCGATAGCGGTCACGGAGACATGCTCACACTAGCATCGCAATTCGGCGTTGAACTTATCGACACAGAAACAACGCGGCTTGGCGAGGACGACACCTTCTATTTCTTTGGGCAGCACTTTACGATGCAGGACATCGTAACCGAGATCTCGCCCTACCTCGACAGGATTCGTGAAGATCAGGGCCGCATGCCCCCTTCCATGACAGATCTGAAGAACAGTCCGGCATCTGCCCTGGATGCAATGTCGCTCGACACCTATCTCGCATCGATCGGTGTTGGCGGATGGCTCCGCTCCTTCCTCGAGGTTGCTTTTGTGACCGAGAACGGATTGGAACTTGGCGAGCAGAGCGCGCTGAACTTCATCATGATGGTCTCGCCTGATGTGGCGGACGGATCGTTCCACACATTTGGTGCGAGTGACGAGCGATTCGTTGCTAAGGGCGGCGTTCAACAGATCACCGACCGACTGGCAGACCCGCTACGCACTTCTATCCATACAGGACACAAGCTTACACGCATTGAGCGCTCCGGCACACGTTTCGTGTTGACCTTCCGTAAGGACACAACGAACTATGATGTTCTTGCAGATCATGTTGTGCTGGCCATACCGTTCACGATGTTGCGCGATGTAGAGATGGATGTGGATCTCCCGGAGATCAAGAAGCGAGCCATCAACGAACTCCGCTATGGAAGCAATGGCAAGATCCTCATGGGATTCGAAGAGCCGTTTTGGCAAGCGGATGGCAACTCCGGTTCAATACTTACAGACCTACCATTGCAACTGGTTTGGGACAACACCTACCTCCAACAAGTGAAGGGGGCTGGCCTAACGATGTATTATGGCGGAAGCATGAGTCGAGTGATCGGCAGCATGTCCATCGAGCAAGTTGGAACGATGATGATGGAACACCTCGCAACAGTCTGGCCGTCGTTTGCCAACGTAACGCGAGGCAGAACTGAGCGCATGCACTGGCCGTCGTACCCATATGTGAAGGCATCGTATTCTGCCTATGGGCCTGGACAGTGGACACTGTTCTATGGCACAGAGTGCGAGTCAGTAGGCAACCTGCACTTTGCCGGCGAGCACTGCAGCTTGCAACACAAGGGATACATGAACGGTGCGGCAGAGACCGGCCGTTACGCTGCCGAGAAGATCCTCGCCGCGATGGCCTGA
- a CDS encoding OmpA family protein produces MRSIVLAIVVLTLLSCKSTHKLSHEFDLRDGGERMSETRFVSTRHIDSVDIAALKTDVWKLEHYSYPDSIRLFVRVLDTNGYVVTHMAAPYKKQGAPDYFPILTEHLGVRRKKKSVDVPTFRVREYGEQDSVPTNIALAIDCSGSMKGAKESIDHGAELFIGLKRPCDNISLTAYHKEIKVVFTLSSDTGSMLREFREYKKYSQGLFTATYDGILKTLQTLKDVPLDQPKVCVVFADGDENLSSTKVSDIFEYATKHNISIYCVGFGYAQDEPLQDLSLYTGGKYYRAYTKRDLLAIFLDIYRSLRNYYLVTYTPPRYEGLHTVDLTVQVPGRDTMIARGVYEKTPLTPMDPRDEFSKPILFAFNQSVIDTASFYILDELSDALERYDRVVLEVQGHTDNVGTEEYNMTLSQARAEAVKSALVNRGVDATRLRTRGFGFMMPVVPNDSDENRAKNRRTVFRILRK; encoded by the coding sequence ATGAGATCAATTGTCCTGGCCATCGTCGTTCTAACGTTGTTGTCGTGCAAGAGCACCCACAAACTCTCGCACGAGTTCGATCTGCGTGATGGCGGCGAACGGATGTCAGAAACACGATTTGTTTCTACACGCCATATCGACTCCGTAGACATCGCAGCGTTGAAGACCGACGTTTGGAAGCTCGAGCACTACTCCTACCCCGACTCCATTCGACTCTTCGTTCGCGTCCTCGACACAAACGGCTACGTGGTCACACACATGGCCGCCCCCTACAAGAAACAAGGCGCGCCCGACTATTTCCCGATCCTCACAGAACACCTTGGTGTTCGTCGGAAGAAGAAGTCCGTTGATGTGCCAACCTTCCGCGTTCGCGAATACGGAGAGCAAGATTCCGTCCCAACCAACATCGCTCTGGCCATCGATTGCTCAGGTTCGATGAAGGGGGCTAAGGAGTCCATCGATCACGGAGCCGAACTCTTCATTGGATTGAAACGTCCGTGCGACAACATCTCTCTAACAGCCTACCACAAAGAGATCAAGGTTGTCTTCACGCTCTCCAGCGACACAGGATCGATGTTGCGAGAGTTCCGCGAGTACAAGAAGTATTCACAAGGTCTGTTCACCGCAACGTACGACGGCATCCTCAAGACGTTGCAGACCCTCAAGGATGTCCCTCTCGATCAACCAAAGGTCTGCGTGGTCTTTGCTGATGGCGACGAGAACCTCTCCTCGACCAAGGTGAGCGACATCTTTGAATACGCCACCAAACACAACATCTCCATCTACTGCGTTGGATTCGGATATGCGCAGGATGAGCCCCTTCAAGACCTCTCCCTCTATACCGGTGGTAAATACTACCGAGCATACACCAAGAGAGATCTGCTCGCGATCTTTCTCGATATCTATCGCAGTCTTCGCAACTACTACCTCGTGACCTATACACCTCCTCGGTACGAAGGTCTCCATACGGTTGACTTGACCGTTCAGGTGCCTGGACGCGACACCATGATCGCTCGTGGTGTGTATGAGAAGACGCCGCTCACACCGATGGATCCACGAGATGAATTCTCAAAGCCGATTCTCTTTGCCTTCAATCAGAGCGTGATCGATACAGCATCGTTCTACATCCTGGACGAACTCTCAGATGCATTGGAACGCTATGATCGCGTGGTATTGGAGGTTCAGGGTCACACCGATAATGTTGGTACAGAAGAGTACAACATGACCTTGTCTCAGGCCCGTGCTGAAGCTGTGAAGTCTGCCCTTGTGAACAGAGGTGTTGATGCAACGCGACTTCGTACGCGTGGCTTTGGCTTTATGATGCCCGTGGTTCCCAATGACTCCGATGAGAACCGCGCGAAGAACCGTCGGACGGTCTTCCGCATTCTTCGCAAGTAA
- a CDS encoding O-methyltransferase: MATRSTFLTDELNDYITARFSSETDELRRLNTEAEAEGIPAISISPEQINFLQIMLRSINARTVLEIGSLAGYSSIAMSSALPPDGRLYACEFLSAHAQFIRRKVSELGLSNTITVLEGAALETITELFAQSDIVLDAVFIDADKPKYSAYLDLVLPRLRLGGLVIGDNALAWGEVARSATTTFEPHNVQALDAFNTRMSTHPQLLSTLVPLGDGMVVGIKIS; encoded by the coding sequence ATGGCTACGCGATCTACGTTCCTGACCGACGAACTCAACGACTACATCACGGCTCGATTCTCCTCCGAGACCGATGAGCTTCGTCGGCTTAACACCGAAGCAGAAGCAGAAGGCATCCCGGCGATCTCGATCTCTCCGGAGCAGATCAACTTCCTGCAGATCATGTTGCGTTCCATCAACGCACGAACGGTTCTCGAGATCGGTTCGCTCGCTGGATATAGTTCCATTGCTATGTCATCTGCCCTCCCACCCGACGGCAGACTCTATGCGTGCGAGTTCCTCTCGGCACACGCCCAGTTCATTCGACGTAAGGTTTCTGAACTCGGGCTCAGCAACACGATCACGGTCTTGGAAGGGGCTGCCCTGGAGACCATTACTGAACTCTTTGCCCAGTCGGACATCGTTCTCGATGCAGTGTTCATCGATGCCGACAAGCCGAAGTACAGCGCATATCTAGACCTTGTTCTCCCTCGCCTGCGTCTTGGCGGACTCGTCATCGGCGACAATGCCCTTGCCTGGGGTGAGGTTGCACGGAGTGCCACCACAACATTTGAGCCGCACAATGTTCAGGCCCTGGATGCGTTCAATACTCGCATGAGCACACATCCGCAGCTTCTTAGCACCCTCGTTCCGCTTGGCGACGGAATGGTCGTAGGCATCAAGATCTCATGA
- a CDS encoding MCE family protein — MRRLLKGRTTFRSDHPGEFLLNVSRSTEIRVGLVSLVSIAVLIGGIMIGKGISFSPNKRTISIRLATSGGVETGSPIVVNGVKRGSVADVSGNNGSVLIHADIDDASDLKTDATATVTILEITGGKKIEINPGKAAGTFDVNTEMPGTVAADIGGLVTSLGEVSGSAVDLVRRLDTISASLTELLRDGSFVTNVKTISSDGALLVTDVRTWFSQNRAPLTASIRDLREISTTLRESVDRNEPKVSQIIDRADKVLLNLETTLAKADGAIIGADTLIARINGVVNDIRTNKSLVNMLLYDEKMAARLDSTLANLRVLLRDFGKNGINVNVELGHVP, encoded by the coding sequence ATGCGCCGCCTGCTCAAGGGTCGGACGACATTCCGTTCTGATCATCCCGGAGAATTTCTCTTGAACGTATCGCGTAGTACCGAGATCCGCGTTGGATTGGTAAGCCTTGTCTCGATCGCCGTCCTCATCGGCGGCATAATGATCGGCAAGGGCATCAGTTTCAGCCCGAACAAACGAACGATCAGCATCAGACTCGCCACCTCCGGCGGGGTGGAAACAGGGAGCCCCATTGTTGTCAATGGTGTGAAGCGAGGCTCTGTGGCAGATGTGTCCGGCAACAACGGTTCCGTTCTTATCCACGCCGACATCGATGATGCTTCAGATCTCAAAACTGACGCAACAGCCACAGTCACGATCCTTGAGATCACCGGCGGGAAGAAGATCGAGATCAATCCCGGCAAGGCTGCGGGAACGTTTGACGTCAATACGGAAATGCCAGGTACGGTTGCCGCAGATATCGGCGGCCTCGTCACATCACTCGGTGAGGTGAGCGGAAGTGCCGTGGATCTCGTGCGCCGACTCGACACGATCAGCGCGTCTCTCACAGAGTTGCTACGCGATGGTTCCTTTGTGACGAATGTCAAAACGATCTCCTCCGATGGCGCCCTCCTTGTGACGGATGTGCGGACATGGTTCAGTCAGAACCGCGCGCCCCTTACCGCATCTATTCGCGACCTGCGTGAGATCTCGACAACCCTGCGCGAAAGTGTTGACCGCAACGAACCAAAGGTATCTCAGATCATCGACCGTGCCGACAAGGTCCTGTTGAATCTCGAGACAACTCTGGCAAAAGCAGATGGCGCGATCATCGGCGCTGACACTCTCATCGCTCGCATTAACGGTGTGGTGAATGATATCCGCACCAATAAGAGTCTGGTGAACATGCTTCTGTACGACGAGAAGATGGCCGCCCGGCTCGATTCCACCCTTGCGAATCTCCGTGTTCTGTTGCGCGACTTCGGCAAGAACGGCATCAACGTCAATGTTGAACTCGGTCACGTTCCTTGA
- the ssb gene encoding single-stranded DNA-binding protein has product MSRTLNKVMLIGNVGKDPEVNFTPTGVKVAQFRLATSETWKDKDGAVQEHTDWHTIIAWRGLADVVEKLVRRGTRIYVEGKIQSRSFEDRDGNKRYVTEIVADNLLLLDPKKAEHSDAPPAQGSDDIPF; this is encoded by the coding sequence ATGTCCCGCACTCTCAACAAGGTGATGCTGATCGGTAACGTCGGGAAGGATCCCGAGGTCAACTTTACGCCTACAGGCGTGAAGGTCGCACAATTCCGTCTCGCTACATCCGAGACTTGGAAGGATAAGGATGGGGCTGTCCAGGAACATACAGACTGGCACACGATCATCGCATGGCGGGGCTTGGCTGACGTTGTTGAGAAGCTGGTTCGGCGTGGCACACGCATCTATGTTGAAGGCAAGATCCAATCTCGTTCGTTTGAAGATCGCGATGGGAACAAACGCTACGTGACGGAGATCGTTGCCGATAATCTTTTGTTGCTCGATCCTAAGAAGGCGGAACATTCGGATGCGCCGCCTGCTCAAGGGTCGGACGACATTCCGTTCTGA
- a CDS encoding cyclase family protein encodes MIKYVMMQIDGKEVRCDLSAPLDISLHISGEEAPNAFWLPKAEFNAFRMGSFVGSIEEGGPVRCDVVTLAPHGNGTHTECVGHIAGKKFLITECMTDVLDLATVVTIPLELVGGDMVVTKAALDAAWTDRSCSTLIIRTMPNDSTKCDRVWSGHNPPYMHIDAMRLVVEHNIRHLMIDLPSVDREEDSGALVAHHEFWQWPHAPRTECTITELIYVSNDIQDGRYLVMFNVAPFDGDAAPSRPMLFFPS; translated from the coding sequence ATGATCAAATACGTGATGATGCAAATAGATGGAAAAGAGGTGCGCTGCGATCTGAGCGCTCCTCTCGACATTTCGTTGCACATCAGTGGCGAAGAAGCTCCCAATGCGTTCTGGTTGCCGAAGGCGGAGTTCAATGCCTTTCGAATGGGGTCCTTTGTTGGCTCTATCGAAGAGGGTGGTCCGGTTCGCTGCGATGTAGTGACTCTTGCTCCGCATGGCAATGGCACACACACGGAATGTGTGGGGCACATCGCTGGCAAGAAGTTCCTCATCACCGAGTGTATGACGGACGTGCTCGATCTCGCGACTGTTGTGACGATACCTCTCGAGTTGGTAGGGGGCGATATGGTCGTGACCAAGGCGGCTCTAGATGCAGCTTGGACGGATCGCTCCTGCAGCACGCTCATCATCAGGACGATGCCCAACGACTCAACGAAGTGTGACCGTGTTTGGTCGGGCCACAATCCTCCGTACATGCACATCGATGCAATGCGTCTTGTGGTAGAGCACAACATTCGTCATCTCATGATCGATCTGCCATCTGTTGACCGAGAGGAAGACAGTGGTGCCCTTGTTGCCCATCACGAATTCTGGCAGTGGCCTCATGCGCCTCGCACGGAGTGCACGATCACAGAGCTCATCTACGTGTCCAACGATATTCAGGACGGGCGTTATCTTGTCATGTTCAACGTAGCTCCTTTTGATGGCGATGCTGCTCCATCGCGACCCATGTTGTTTTTCCCTTCCTAG